A genomic stretch from Mastacembelus armatus chromosome 12, fMasArm1.2, whole genome shotgun sequence includes:
- the auh gene encoding methylglutaconyl-CoA hydratase, mitochondrial isoform X2: protein MMSEAMHDIKNNNKVRSVILCSMVPGIFCAGADLKERAKMHQNEVASFVSKARALITDLGNLPIPTIAAIDGAALGGGLEMALACDIRIASTTAKLGLVETKLAIIPGAGGTQRLPRVIGISLAKELIFAARVLDGTEAFRVGLVSHAVEQNKSGDAAYLRALELAREINSQGPIAVRMAKLAINQGMEVDLSTGLAIEEACYAQVIPTKDRLEGLAAFKEKRQPLYKGE from the exons ATG atgTCTGAGGCTATGCATGATATCAAGAATAACAACAAAGTGCGCAGTGTCATTTTATGCAGTATGGTTCCTGGAATCTTCTGTGCAG gTGCAGACTTGAAGGAAAGGGCCAAGATGCACCAGAATGAAGTAGCATCGTTTGTGTCCAAAGCAAGAGCCCTCATCACAGATCTAG GTAACCTGCCAATACCAACAATTGCCGCAATTGATGGAGCTGCCTTAGGAGGAGGCTTGGAAATGGCTCTTGCCTGTGACATCAGAATTGCCT caacaactgcaaaactGGGACTAGTTGAGACAAAACTTGCAATTATTCCTGGAGCAG gTGGTACACAGCGTCTCCCGAGGGTGATTGGCATCTCTCTTGCTAAGGAGCTTATCTTTGCTGCCCGAGTGTTAGATGGAACAGAGGCATTTCGTGTGGGTCTTGTCAGTCATGCTGTTGAGCAGAATAAGAGTGGAGATGCTGCGTACCTGCGGGCTCTAGAGCTCGCCCGTGAAATCAACTCTCAG GGTCCAATTGCAGTAAGGATGGCAAAACTGGCAATCAACCAGGGGATGGAG GTTGATTTATCTACAGGTCTGGCAATTGAAGAAGCATGCTACGCCCAG GTGATCCCAACTAAAGATCGACTTGAGGGTTTGGCTGCATTCAAGGAGAAGAGACAACCTCTCTACAAGGGGGAGTGA
- the auh gene encoding methylglutaconyl-CoA hydratase, mitochondrial isoform X3: MSEAMHDIKNNNKVRSVILCSMVPGIFCAGADLKERAKMHQNEVASFVSKARALITDLGNLPIPTIAAIDGAALGGGLEMALACDIRIASTTAKLGLVETKLAIIPGAGGTQRLPRVIGISLAKELIFAARVLDGTEAFRVGLVSHAVEQNKSGDAAYLRALELAREINSQGPIAVRMAKLAINQGMEVDLSTGLAIEEACYAQVIPTKDRLEGLAAFKEKRQPLYKGE, encoded by the exons atgTCTGAGGCTATGCATGATATCAAGAATAACAACAAAGTGCGCAGTGTCATTTTATGCAGTATGGTTCCTGGAATCTTCTGTGCAG gTGCAGACTTGAAGGAAAGGGCCAAGATGCACCAGAATGAAGTAGCATCGTTTGTGTCCAAAGCAAGAGCCCTCATCACAGATCTAG GTAACCTGCCAATACCAACAATTGCCGCAATTGATGGAGCTGCCTTAGGAGGAGGCTTGGAAATGGCTCTTGCCTGTGACATCAGAATTGCCT caacaactgcaaaactGGGACTAGTTGAGACAAAACTTGCAATTATTCCTGGAGCAG gTGGTACACAGCGTCTCCCGAGGGTGATTGGCATCTCTCTTGCTAAGGAGCTTATCTTTGCTGCCCGAGTGTTAGATGGAACAGAGGCATTTCGTGTGGGTCTTGTCAGTCATGCTGTTGAGCAGAATAAGAGTGGAGATGCTGCGTACCTGCGGGCTCTAGAGCTCGCCCGTGAAATCAACTCTCAG GGTCCAATTGCAGTAAGGATGGCAAAACTGGCAATCAACCAGGGGATGGAG GTTGATTTATCTACAGGTCTGGCAATTGAAGAAGCATGCTACGCCCAG GTGATCCCAACTAAAGATCGACTTGAGGGTTTGGCTGCATTCAAGGAGAAGAGACAACCTCTCTACAAGGGGGAGTGA